One window of Dyadobacter sandarakinus genomic DNA carries:
- a CDS encoding outer membrane protein assembly factor BamB family protein, with translation MPDVAETVFVGNYDHNLYALDAATGAKKWESATGGEIHSSPTVANGIVYVGSNDKKLHAFDAATGTKKWEFSTNDMIRSSPMVANGMVYIGSDDGKVYGVDAATGTKKWEFATDGGVSSSPMVVNGVVYAGSRDNNLYALDAATGAKKWAFTMGWSSTNPQISPTFSAGLVYSGDGEKLVAIDAATGAKKWEALKGSGVASSPTVADGVVYALSRSRKLYAVDAVTGSIKWEYNTYNSVTSPTVRDGIVYFATIDDNKLNAVDVTTRLKKWEYMMFLIVFSSPTVAGGVVYNCNFPGLVLYALDAATGVRNWQSYNSTNSTISSPCVLMKSGKVYHSGISGAQE, from the coding sequence ATGCCGGATGTTGCCGAAACTGTATTTGTGGGTAATTATGATCATAACTTGTACGCACTGGATGCAGCCACGGGAGCGAAGAAATGGGAGTCGGCGACGGGAGGAGAAATTCATTCCAGTCCCACCGTGGCAAATGGGATTGTATATGTGGGGAGTAATGATAAAAAGCTGCATGCCTTTGATGCTGCGACCGGAACGAAAAAATGGGAGTTTTCCACTAACGACATGATTCGTTCAAGCCCGATGGTTGCCAACGGAATGGTTTATATCGGAAGTGATGATGGAAAAGTATACGGAGTAGATGCAGCTACGGGCACCAAAAAATGGGAATTTGCAACGGATGGAGGTGTTTCATCGAGTCCGATGGTGGTGAACGGCGTGGTATACGCAGGAAGCCGGGATAATAATCTTTACGCACTGGATGCAGCCACCGGCGCTAAAAAATGGGCGTTTACAATGGGCTGGTCGAGTACTAATCCGCAAATAAGCCCAACATTTTCCGCTGGTCTCGTGTACTCAGGCGATGGTGAAAAACTTGTAGCCATTGATGCGGCAACCGGCGCAAAAAAATGGGAAGCGCTGAAAGGTTCCGGTGTCGCTTCGTCTCCCACAGTTGCCGACGGTGTGGTATATGCGCTGTCCCGCAGCCGAAAATTGTACGCGGTGGATGCAGTCACCGGATCCATAAAATGGGAATATAACACTTACAACAGCGTTACAAGCCCAACCGTCCGTGATGGAATCGTGTACTTCGCCACCATCGACGATAATAAGCTGAATGCAGTTGACGTGACCACCAGATTGAAAAAGTGGGAATACATGATGTTTCTCATTGTCTTTTCAAGCCCGACCGTGGCCGGTGGTGTCGTATATAATTGCAACTTTCCCGGATTGGTCCTGTATGCACTTGATGCTGCTACGGGCGTCAGAAACTGGCAGTCCTATAATTCAACCAACAGCACTATTTCTTCTCCGTGCGTGCTCATGAAGAGCGGAAAAGTGTATCACTCCGGAATCAGCGGCGCACAAGAATAG
- a CDS encoding CBM96 family carbohydrate-binding protein, with the protein MRTTFIHHPLQSIQRLALVCILLFLSPATLLFAQPGIEWDKKYGGNMAERLATMIATPDGGYILAGNSNSGISGEKSQPNRGPAAQTPYTFGDYWIVKIGADGSKQWDRTLGGDSQDQLTTIITTSDGGYLAGGTSWSNVSGEKSQDAWNDQASDGNKRKDYWIVKLAADGTKQWDKTIGGTVTDDLKSMAQTSDGGYILAGNSNSSNSGDKSQRSKGLTDFWVVKITADGTKEWDKAIGGSLQERVASVKQTADGGYILAGTSSSPVSTSKSAERRGNADYWLVKLSSDGTKQWDKAYGGSNIDECTAVTVTADGGYLLGGTSSSLKSGEKSENSRRGSYDYWIVKVTSDGTFQWDKTIGGYEAEYLKSVTQAADGGYILAGYSESGAGVDKTQPKKGLSDYWVVKVTSDGTKIWDKTLGTSVSDYLSCVLQTPDGGYLVAGDTDTGIASGDKTQDNNGAQDFWLVKLTPEGSDRKLMFSNQTLTFEATRNNPLPPPQTVTLTGNAGAPVVSLGVREGSNWLVVPDPGTGPLQFGLSASGIVWNATSETLVTASAPGYERAILQVTLHAREATTRFRLENVADRSLLVDQPISLEISGNAGPGQTVTYSLTDSPAGAMINPSTGLFEWTPNMAGTYTFNIKGVTSGPPVLSDEQAMTVTVSERSDIETIRINAAGPDLNTADGRSFIADNYYDGSIRVSTVPEGDIAETSDDELYRTGRCSPYFDYRIPVRNGNYRVVLHFAETWFGVAGRGPAGVGKRRFHVDIEGQRRLTNYDIFARAGGPMRAIQETTPVTVTDNVININFLSGAADMPRIAAIEVILVERLARIELPLLADAYVNDGKFANTNFGSDPGLIVKTGVGNDVLRNSYLKFGLGDFPDITLAKLGMYGGNVEYQKSDYVTLSVFGLQNDSWTENGITWNNAPAQTSQPIGSTNISSSYDSNNYYETDVTGFVRAEQAGDKVATFMLRDIRSTNQKLTFESKEGRYRPQLVIYTNAPYALTARIGSEIPVLSSHIDVKKTAVYPNPAQKSFTLEIGNKHDSNLSAELIDVSGKSMRLHLPKDIIPGSKAEIDLTPLGVKPGIYLINVRSTIFTETHKLLIIQ; encoded by the coding sequence ATGAGAACAACCTTTATCCACCACCCTTTACAATCCATTCAAAGACTTGCACTTGTTTGCATCCTGTTATTCCTGAGCCCCGCCACCCTGCTCTTTGCGCAGCCCGGTATTGAATGGGATAAGAAGTACGGAGGTAATATGGCTGAGCGTCTGGCTACCATGATTGCCACTCCGGATGGCGGGTATATACTGGCTGGCAACTCCAATTCGGGCATTTCGGGTGAAAAAAGTCAGCCAAACCGTGGACCTGCCGCCCAGACTCCCTACACTTTCGGTGATTACTGGATCGTGAAAATCGGCGCAGACGGTAGCAAGCAATGGGACAGAACGCTTGGGGGAGATAGTCAGGATCAGTTAACCACGATCATCACCACTTCGGATGGAGGCTACCTCGCAGGGGGTACGTCGTGGTCTAATGTAAGCGGAGAGAAATCCCAGGATGCCTGGAACGATCAGGCGTCAGATGGCAACAAAAGGAAAGACTACTGGATTGTAAAACTAGCTGCGGACGGCACCAAACAGTGGGATAAAACCATTGGAGGGACGGTAACTGACGATTTGAAATCCATGGCGCAAACCAGTGATGGCGGGTATATACTGGCAGGGAATTCCAATTCCAGCAACAGCGGCGACAAGTCGCAACGATCCAAAGGCCTGACGGATTTCTGGGTGGTCAAAATTACAGCTGACGGTACCAAAGAGTGGGACAAAGCTATCGGTGGATCTTTGCAGGAACGGGTTGCCTCTGTGAAGCAAACTGCGGATGGAGGATATATCCTGGCTGGTACGTCCAGCTCGCCCGTCAGCACGAGCAAGTCTGCGGAAAGGAGGGGAAATGCGGATTACTGGCTTGTTAAACTTTCATCAGACGGCACCAAACAATGGGACAAAGCCTATGGTGGCAGTAACATAGACGAATGTACTGCAGTAACGGTAACAGCCGACGGCGGTTACCTGCTGGGAGGTACTTCCTCTTCCCTGAAATCAGGAGAAAAATCCGAAAATAGCAGGAGGGGCAGCTACGATTACTGGATTGTGAAGGTTACATCAGACGGAACATTTCAGTGGGACAAAACGATCGGCGGCTATGAAGCAGAATACCTGAAATCAGTAACGCAGGCGGCCGACGGAGGATATATTCTGGCAGGTTATTCAGAGTCCGGAGCCGGCGTGGATAAAACACAGCCCAAAAAAGGTCTTAGTGACTACTGGGTGGTAAAAGTTACTTCTGACGGCACAAAAATATGGGACAAAACCTTGGGAACCTCCGTTAGTGACTATCTGAGCTGCGTGTTACAAACACCCGATGGAGGCTATCTTGTTGCAGGCGATACAGATACGGGGATAGCCTCAGGAGACAAAACCCAGGACAATAACGGTGCCCAGGATTTTTGGCTTGTCAAATTAACGCCGGAGGGATCAGACAGAAAACTGATGTTTTCTAATCAAACCCTGACTTTTGAAGCTACGCGCAACAATCCGCTGCCTCCGCCACAAACAGTAACCCTTACGGGCAATGCCGGTGCACCGGTCGTCAGCCTGGGCGTACGTGAAGGATCCAACTGGCTGGTGGTCCCTGATCCTGGTACGGGCCCTCTGCAATTCGGGCTTTCAGCATCTGGCATTGTCTGGAATGCAACCTCGGAAACCCTGGTCACGGCATCCGCTCCCGGCTACGAGCGGGCGATCCTGCAGGTAACATTACATGCCCGGGAAGCCACCACCCGGTTTCGCCTGGAAAATGTAGCAGATAGGTCACTGTTAGTGGATCAACCCATCAGCCTCGAAATTTCAGGAAATGCAGGACCTGGCCAAACCGTTACTTACTCCCTCACCGACAGCCCTGCAGGCGCGATGATCAACCCCTCAACAGGCTTGTTCGAGTGGACGCCGAACATGGCCGGAACATACACTTTTAACATTAAAGGTGTCACCAGTGGGCCGCCGGTACTTTCCGATGAACAGGCGATGACCGTGACAGTGTCCGAAAGATCCGATATAGAAACGATACGGATCAATGCAGCCGGACCAGATCTTAATACAGCCGACGGCCGCAGCTTCATTGCGGATAACTACTACGACGGCTCCATTCGCGTCAGTACCGTTCCGGAGGGTGATATTGCCGAAACCAGTGACGATGAGCTCTACCGCACCGGCCGCTGCTCGCCTTACTTTGATTACAGAATTCCTGTCCGGAACGGTAATTACCGGGTAGTGCTGCATTTTGCCGAAACCTGGTTCGGCGTAGCGGGAAGAGGCCCGGCAGGTGTAGGAAAGCGCCGGTTTCATGTCGATATCGAGGGCCAGCGCAGGCTTACCAATTATGACATTTTTGCCCGGGCAGGCGGTCCCATGCGGGCCATTCAGGAAACCACTCCGGTGACTGTTACGGATAACGTGATCAACATCAACTTCCTTTCCGGGGCTGCGGATATGCCCAGGATCGCCGCCATCGAGGTCATCCTGGTAGAGCGGCTGGCCAGAATAGAGTTGCCGCTGCTCGCCGACGCCTATGTCAACGACGGGAAGTTTGCAAATACCAATTTTGGCAGCGACCCGGGTTTGATCGTCAAAACCGGCGTTGGTAACGATGTATTAAGAAACAGCTATCTTAAATTCGGTTTGGGTGACTTTCCGGATATTACGCTGGCCAAGCTCGGCATGTATGGTGGAAATGTGGAGTATCAGAAATCGGATTACGTCACACTCTCCGTTTTTGGGCTTCAGAATGATAGCTGGACAGAAAACGGCATCACCTGGAACAATGCGCCGGCCCAAACAAGCCAGCCGATCGGCTCAACCAACATCAGTTCGAGCTACGACTCCAACAACTATTATGAAACGGATGTAACCGGATTCGTGCGCGCCGAGCAGGCAGGTGACAAAGTGGCCACTTTTATGCTCAGGGACATCAGGAGCACAAACCAGAAACTTACATTTGAAAGCAAAGAGGGCAGGTATCGCCCGCAGCTGGTGATCTACACCAATGCCCCGTATGCCTTAACTGCGCGCATCGGTTCTGAAATTCCTGTACTGTCATCTCATATTGACGTCAAAAAAACAGCAGTTTACCCAAATCCGGCACAGAAAAGTTTCACCCTGGAAATTGGCAATAAGCACGACTCCAATCTGTCAGCTGAACTGATTGATGTATCAGGAAAAAGTATGCGGCTTCATTTGCCGAAAGACATTATTCCCGGTAGCAAAGCAGAGATCGATCTGACTCCTTTGGGTGTTAAGCCTGGCATTTACCTTATCAACGTGCGGTCGACGATATTTACGGAAACGCATAAGTTGCTGATTATTCAGTAG
- the thiS gene encoding sulfur carrier protein ThiS: MEIKLNGQATQIDATCSVGQLISEFYESSGKGIAVAVNQFVVPKSDWPHRRLSPNDHITIITATQGG, from the coding sequence ATGGAAATCAAACTAAACGGTCAGGCAACTCAAATCGACGCTACGTGTTCCGTGGGTCAACTCATTTCCGAATTCTATGAGAGTTCCGGCAAGGGCATTGCAGTTGCCGTCAATCAATTCGTCGTCCCAAAATCCGACTGGCCCCATCGCAGGCTTTCCCCTAACGATCACATCACCATCATCACCGCCACCCAAGGCGGCTAG
- a CDS encoding thiamine phosphate synthase — protein sequence MDLIVITHPEMLPDEADIINRLFALGLPRLHVRKPEVSEADMKALIQSIAKTYRGRMVLHQHHQLAAVFDIGGIHFTEHNRLMQTADDLNEWKKHGFTLSTSIHDPDALQSLSHSFDYVFLGPVFDSISKPGYKSRIPDEFYLNKYNYTGKVFALGGIDVHNIQTIAQMGMDGAAVLGSIWQKPENAVNQFRLLASLPDFSAMKSEVKIENDTSKNADKRSAGHSDQQFHTPVIGRLQFISQETEEMSHLDSIRLALEAGCRWIQLRIKGRTEEEILAMAREAIQLCDRFGARLIINDHPRVARTVQAYGLHLGLTDMPIPEARSLVSRKMIIGGTANTWEDIQSRIAEGADYIGLGPFRFTRTKQNLSPILGTDGYARLMQQMTENRFQTPIIAIGGVTPEDIDVLRQTGIYGVALSSALIGAADPKATVSQIQQALC from the coding sequence ATGGACTTAATCGTGATCACACATCCGGAAATGCTGCCGGATGAAGCAGATATCATCAACCGCCTCTTCGCACTGGGGCTACCGCGCCTGCATGTGCGAAAACCGGAAGTATCCGAAGCGGATATGAAGGCATTGATCCAAAGTATAGCGAAGACGTACCGGGGCCGCATGGTACTGCATCAGCATCACCAGCTTGCGGCGGTATTCGACATCGGTGGCATTCATTTCACGGAACATAACAGACTGATGCAGACAGCTGATGATCTGAACGAATGGAAAAAACATGGGTTTACATTAAGCACGTCCATCCACGATCCGGATGCGCTTCAAAGTCTTTCCCACAGCTTTGACTATGTATTTCTGGGACCTGTGTTTGACAGTATTTCAAAACCTGGTTACAAGTCCCGAATTCCGGATGAGTTTTATTTGAATAAATACAATTACACCGGAAAGGTATTTGCCCTGGGCGGCATTGATGTTCACAACATCCAAACGATCGCCCAGATGGGCATGGATGGTGCCGCGGTACTCGGCAGCATCTGGCAAAAGCCGGAAAATGCGGTGAATCAATTCAGGCTTCTCGCCTCATTGCCTGATTTTTCGGCAATGAAATCGGAAGTGAAAATTGAAAATGACACCTCCAAGAATGCCGACAAACGTAGCGCTGGACATTCCGATCAGCAATTTCATACCCCGGTGATCGGCCGGCTACAGTTTATTTCGCAGGAAACGGAAGAGATGTCGCACCTGGATAGCATCCGGCTGGCCCTGGAAGCGGGTTGCCGGTGGATTCAGCTACGTATAAAGGGTCGTACCGAAGAGGAAATCCTTGCCATGGCCCGGGAAGCCATACAATTGTGCGACCGGTTCGGCGCCCGGCTGATCATCAATGATCATCCCCGCGTCGCCCGCACTGTGCAGGCTTATGGACTGCATCTGGGTCTTACCGACATGCCGATCCCGGAAGCACGGTCACTGGTTAGCAGAAAAATGATCATCGGCGGCACGGCCAATACCTGGGAAGACATTCAGTCACGCATCGCCGAAGGTGCTGATTACATTGGTCTGGGACCATTTCGTTTTACCAGAACCAAACAAAACCTGAGCCCGATCCTGGGCACAGATGGATATGCAAGACTCATGCAGCAAATGACCGAAAATCGCTTTCAAACGCCCATTATCGCTATCGGCGGTGTTACGCCGGAAGATATTGATGTGCTTCGGCAGACTGGCATTTACGGCGTAGCGCTGTCTTCCGCATTGATCGGTGCCGCCGACCCGAAAGCCACCGTTTCACAAATTCAACAAGCCCTATGCTAA